The window TTTGTTGAAGAGGAAGGGAATATTGTTGCTGTCTAAGTTCAACTAATGTTGGTTTATCTACGGGCTTCTTTGCAGCGTAACTATCCATTCTTCGTCTGTTTTTTTGCAACAAGTGAATTGGAGAATCTTTGTAATCATCAGCTTCTAGTAGATAACTTTGttgtcgatgatgatgatgaagagagttCTGACATAATATGTTATCACTTTTGCAGCTCGATACattgttcatttttttggtatcagaCGTAATGAGAAGATTGCTTGCTACGTCACTGTCAGGGGAGAGAAGGCAATGCAGCTTTTCTGattcttttagattttcaaGTGAATATGTTATCACTTTTGTAGCTCGATACACTGTTCGTTcttttagattcttttgtttataaaatctgaaaattgttttgtttatgaattattatgtttctgataattaatttgtaatattttagaAGAGAAAACcttagaaaaaaatagattttattagattttataacagaaaacaacaaaataatattcagattttataacagaaaacaacaaaataatattcatattttataaaagaaaacaacaaaataatattcagattatataagaaaaaataacaaaaataaagctCAAATGTTATcactaaaaataacaaaatattgtcCAAATGGACATGGGCATATTTTGGACTTTGGACCACTATCCATTCTGGACCACACCCATTGAACACTGGACAGCCCATTTGACACCTATAGAAGTAACTAGGCTCTTTATATTTTACGTACGTATTATGATTTCATTTCCAACTTgcaagttatatattttaatgtattatgATTTCATTTCCAACTTCCaagttacattaaaaataagaatttctAAAACTCTCCTATAATTAAGAGTACCTCGTACTCTAATGTTCAAATGAttttactttttccttttgacGTTCAGATGATTAATTGTTGGCATTGTTGGAATTTATAATTGATCTCCATGTgttctttttatattacattCATATATTAGTATCATCCGACCACAATTCTTTTAGAAACATTTTTAAACAACCATTGTATTGCCCCCAAAACGAAGAAaacaattggaaaaaaaatattgtagtcTATTCTTGGTCGATCGAAtaagacttctttttttttctttttttttttttttttttaaatttttttaagaagaagaagaatagaagaCCATTCTCCACTTCGTTCTTTGTTTGACTattagaaattattttgttgtctttgaagaaaagtataaaatggaaaagtataaaatgaaataattctccgtttttttttttctgggattGTCAATTTAAAGTATCttacaaaaaaagattcaaaaacaaaatcaaagaattgcGTAAAATCTATTTTGCGTGTTTATATGAACGATGCACAAAAACACCAGTAAACCAATTAAACCGGTAATCTAACAGAACCGCTAGCCGTACCAATATGTTGAACCGACGACGTTCCTTCACCGTCCTTATTGACTCCAACCCTCGGCGAAGGAACCGGAGTCGTATTCCTCCACAGAAACGATGGGTTTCTTAGAAAAGCCCACCGGTCTGCTGGAACCGAATCACCGGTCGGACTTGTCACTTCATTTGTTTTAATGCTGCCGGTACCACATAGTCTAATCGAACCATCATCCCGGTTCCGCCACAGAAACGACGGCGTTTTACGGAATAACCACCTGTCCGATTTAGCCCTCGACCTATCAACCGGTTTACCACTCGTGGAGCTTCCTCCTCTCGGTANgaagaagaagaatagaagaCCATTCTCCACTTCGTTCTTTGTTTGACTattagaaattattttgttgtctttgaagaaaagtataaaatggaaaagtataaaatgaaataattctccgtttttttttttctgggattGTCAATTTAAAGTATCttacaaaaaaagattcaaaaacaaaatcaaagaattgcGTAAAATCTATTTTGCGTGTTTATATGAACGATGCACAAAAACACCAGTAAACCAATTAAACCGGTAATCTAACAGAACCGCTAGCCGTACCAATATGTTGAACCGACGACGTTCCTTCACCGTCCTTATTGACTCCAACCCTCGGCGAAGGAACCGGAGTCGTATTCCTCCACAGAAACGATGGGTTTCTTAGAAAAGCCCACCGGTCTGCTGGAACCGAATCACCGGTCGGACTTGTCACTTCATTTGTTTTAATGCTGCCGGTACCATCAAGTCTAATCGAACCATCATCCCGGTTCCGCCACAGAAACGACGGCGTTTTACGGAACAACCACCGATCCGATTTAGCCCTCGACCTATCAACCGGTTTACCACTCGTGGAGCTTCCTCCTCTCGGTAAAACAAGTAAACTATTGGACCGGTTCAATTTCCAATTCGCCATTATCTTCTTCCTTAAATCTTCCGGTAATCTAAGCGTAAACCGGTCGGTACTCTCTCCAGGTAACACCACGGAATGCCCCGTCGTATGCGACCTCGGGAATTTAACACGTGGGAGTTCCACCGCCGGTTCGGGTATCGCCGATTCAAGATCCATTTCAACCACCACATCCGGTTCGACCGGTTCAGCTATCTGCGTCGTCTCTTCAGCAAGATTAGTCCGACAAACAGGACAAGTCACGTGACCTTGTAGCCACGCGCCGATACACTGAGGATGAAACACGTGATCACATTTAGGCAACAAACGCAGCGTTTCGTCGTCTTCGAACTCATTCAGACAAATCGCACACTCCAACGCTCCTTTGCCGATCTTCTGAGTCTTCACTTCCGAGTAGACAAAAGTCGGAAACGTCTCGATCGTCTCCGCGTCTAACCCACGCGCTACCGTCGCGTTGGTCACTCTCCTCCTCGCTGCTCCTCCCGTGGGAAGTAACGCTGCCGTCGACTACTCCAGTACAGTGACGTAAGTAAACGGTGAAGAAGCCCATGAAGAAGAGAGCTGCGATTACGACGACCACGACTACAGCCATGGCTGGACTAAGCTTGCCGCTGTAAGCATACTGGTCATTTCTCGGGTCGGGTTGGTTAGATTGACCCGATGCTAGAGATAGTAGTAGGGAGAACAAGACAAGAAGTGGTAAAGAGATATGCTTTATGGGATTCATTGTGATTCTTGAATCCCCAAAAAGTTAGTTATGTGTTTTTATTCCGACAAGAGAGAAGTTTATAGAGAGGTTTGAAAAGTTTTGAAGAAGTCGTGGAGAAGAAGCGAGGAAGGTTAGGGGATATGTCATAAGCAAATGTGTCACTTTACTGAATGCCACGTGGATGAAATATGAATTTTCCAACTGAGGAAGGCTGTGAATGTCAAAATTGTTGGGTGATTCTCAGAAGAGGTTGACTTGGTCCAGAACTCTTCTTCGTTCATTATCGTATTATGTATGAAACGTATCTTTTTTAGTTATAGTTGGTCACATAAGTCAAACAATAATTAAGCAGAACATAAGCGAAAATAGCAGTAAAAGTATgtaaaaatcaaagagaaaaaagcTAGAATATTAGAAATAACGTATAGAGtgatttgacccaaaaaaaggAGGTATAGCGTGAAAACATAAAACTTATACAAGAGACTGTATTGGTGTGCACCAATTATCAACTTTAACTAAAGCATACACAAACTGTAGAAAGCGGCGTGGTCTCCTTGAATCCGTAGTGTTACTGCTTGTGCACCTTCCACAAGAGAATGTTGGCGTCAGAGCCGTGCCAAGGTTTATGGTGGCCAGAAGtgataaaactaaatttgacccaatgttcaacaaaaaatgtttgtaaTAATAAACGCTAAAAAATGTCTACCAAAAactattatataacaaaaaatatttcgaaAGAGTGattcttctcccttttctcccataaaattattaaccaaatctcaaaaatcattttctctaaataattttattttaacagaTAAGATATTAAATAGAGTAAAGTATGCTTTAACCTAAGTTTATAAGACTTTGTTCTATTTGTTTCCTCGTTcctttaacttttttatattttagtttttttttaattcttattgCTACTTAGAACTTGGGTGATCTAACCAATTGAGCCTGCTTAATTAAAGGTATTTTGTAGAAATATGCCTCTTTAAGTGTTTCTCAAAAATTTGATGCCGTAGGCTAAGGTTTCTTTTTTATACATTGAGGCACGGCCTTGGTTGGGGTTATGGTGAAAAACTCTActttcaatcaaacaaaaactcataagATTATTTATGATGTCTTTACCTTAAAGCTGGTATTGGAAACCACAAAGTtccaaagacaacaaaagagtAGCTATTATGTATTGGTATCCATTtcatgatagtttttttttcactaacaATAATCTTTTTCCTATGGGTGAATTAGtccaataaccaaaacaaaaaaactatagtagaAAATAAcgctatatttaaaaaaaattagaagagtAGGATGAGGATAGTGTAAAATTACCAATTTAGTGTTTTTAAGTAGTGGAGGGTAGTGGTGGTTGTTGGTCGGCATGGGCAGACAGCGGCGGTGGCCGGCGGAGGTAGCCGGAGAAGTTGGTCGGAGGTGGCGGCCGGTGGTGGTTGCCGGAGTTCGCCAGAAAATGTCGTCGGAAGTCACCGAAAAAGTTCGCCGGAAGAagaaaactataccctaaaaaaTTGTACATTGAGAACCCAAGTGGTGATGGTGATAAAAAGGTGAAAGTGGTCGCCGGAGGTGGTTGCCGGCGGTGGTTGCCAGCAGTGGTTGCCGTAGGTGATGACTGGAGATAGGGTAATGAAGGGGTAAAAATTGGcattatacatataatataaggtatataattaatatatggtTAGTGTAGttagtttataaattatagtatCTTTTTTGGTTATACAACCCAATTTCCCTTTTcctattttgtgttttttttgttcttttgcatagaaccaaaagaaaaaacatggaaAACACAATTTAAGGTTATATAGAGACAATATCTGAACACCATGATTGGTGATGATAAGAGTCTTGTAAGACTATCTCCAACGGGAGATCCATCAAGGGAGTCTAAGTctaaagtgtttaaaaaaaaaatgtacataaaAAACTTGGAATCGAGTCCAACTTTGGAGTTTTTGGAACCGAGTCTAACTACATATGTTTCAATTGTGGCTGGTTGGGTATGtgtattagacaaaaaaaaaagttccctGATTCTTTCTTATTTCATGGCTGATTGTGATATTCGATTCTTCGATCAGCCGTGATCATCATCCGCCGCCGCCATCGTCAATTGGCACAAGTTTATCACTATGATAAGATCAAATCTCCTCATGTTTGTATTCTATTATTTGGAGAATTTTGCAaatcgattgatttttttttttgctaaataaaTCGATTGATTTACAAACATGCAAAACTCTATTATTCGGTTTGCTATAGTAAAGAGAAATTTGCTTCAATTGATTTGCTATAGTAAAGAGAATTTTGCATGTTTGTATTCTATTATTTGGAGAATTTTGCAAATCGATTGATTTTTGGATACAAACATGCAAAACTCTCCGaataatagaaaacaaacaactatcatattttaattgtgttggTTACTCGTTATTTTCTAATCTATTAGTAGTGATTAGGACCTTGtagattttgaaagtttaactcgtcaaaaaattagaaattttttttccccgTTTACGAATATAAGATGAAGCGAGGCAAAATGAATATTCCAATAAACTTTCGTACTTTAAACTTGGCATTGTTCTGGTTTTATGAGAAACTAGGAGAGTTACCCGCACGCTTATGCGGGCAGTAATTTGatagaaaataaattcaattttattttttaaattactaattcagggtttttttttaatgtttaaattttttcagTTACATTTTTTAACAAtggaacaaaataaaagtattcAATAAGATGTTTACTATAGTATTTtacatatgtaatatatttattaagattttaaggcccattttcaaattttcaagtATTTAATGAGCCCAATACATTCgttatgattaattttaattagaataatATAGGAAATGAGATCACTATGATCTCTGAAATCAATGAACTAATGTACTTTGGTCTATTCTTTggtctataaatatatgaactaatGGTATTTGGTTAATTCTTTGGTCTACAAATATATGAACTAATGTTCTAATTGACTTCCTTCGTTTAGACCATTGAGATAATATAGAAAGCAACCCATATAAGGGTTTCTAGTACTTGGTCAtacaaacatttaaaatattatcaagttttcatatacaaaaaatttaaaaactaatgtGCCTTCAGCTTACGTCCTTGTAGTTTCTCCTTCATGCTCCATTACatgatttatgtaataacgtccagcaaattccGAGCTGAAGATATAGAAAACACATTCATAAGTTAAACCCTAGCATGATACACTACTTGATTTTAATGAACATTTCAAAACTTACATAGCCTTGTCAAGTCCTTCAAACTCcggttttataaatattttggaGGAGGCCAGTGTGTTTATAATACACGGTTTACCTAAGGATGTTTTAAGTGTTATAAAAGTTTGGTAAATGATTATACCACATAGTGTTTAGCATTTGTTCAATCAAGCGAGTGTTATTAATAGTAGATACCTTCATACTCTCCAACCCTCCAAAAATGCAGTACACAAAACACCGGTTCGGTTTGATATGTGAGATGGCATCCAGATGACTCCCATGAAGACATAAAACGGGTAGCACAGTCGCTTACTGCACGACACTTGATAGTTTCATTCCTACAAATGTAGATAGTCGAAACATTTTATGAAAGAGTCAAACTTATAAATCTTAGTAACATGATAGGTGGAATAAATGTATTTTACCTGCCATTTAATAGCGTGAAGACAACTTcattataatgatctttgtTGTCCTTCATAGCTACTACACATCCGCAAACATCTATTGTGGCAAAAAGTCATTTTTTTCCCAATGAGATGAATGAATATTTCCAAAATCTATCATCTACATATAactattttggtaaaaagttcttttttgtacttttctataggagggaccaatacacaaagtttcaaatttcctaaaaagTCTCTAGATTCCTTAACACAAAGATTTCATAACTATATTAACAGAGTTTAAACATCTATTTTGACAAAAAGTCAGAAATTGTCTTTACATTGAATAAATGAATGTTTCCAAAACTATTTAACACTCACATATAACTATTTTAGTATAAAAGttcaatttgtatttttctatagAATGGACCATTACAGAAAGttacaaatttcctaaaaagaCTCTAGATTTCTCAACACAAAGATATCAAAAACCTAAATTCACGGAGTTTAACTTTAactatttaaaactattttaagaaaaacgtaccaaaagagatgggatgatggATTCTTCCACGGAaaatatcatccaaatcttcgAATCAGAAATAATTTCTGGAATTTATTGGTTGGAGCAGAGTCATGGTTGTTTCATCCGTAAACTTGATCTGATAAGGATGATGGGTATTCCTAATATCATACCATTCATCCTCGTCAATGTACTTCCGGAGCTTGCATGGTGTAGTTGGTACAAAGACGGCCtcaattgtgtcacccttcAAA is drawn from Camelina sativa cultivar DH55 chromosome 8, Cs, whole genome shotgun sequence and contains these coding sequences:
- the LOC104707060 gene encoding LOW QUALITY PROTEIN: E3 ubiquitin-protein ligase ATL31-like (The sequence of the model RefSeq protein was modified relative to this genomic sequence to represent the inferred CDS: deleted 1 base in 1 codon), giving the protein MNPIKHISLPLLVLFSLLLSLASGQSNQPDPRNDQYAYSGKLSPAMAVVVVVVIAALFFMGFFTVYLRHCTGVVDGSVTPTGGAARRRVTNATVARGLDAETIETFPTFVYSEVKTQKIGKGALECAICLNEFEDDETLRLLPKCDHVFHPQCIGAWLQGHVTCPVCRTNLAEETTQIAEPVEPDVVVEMDLESAIPEPAVELPRVKFPRSHTTGHSVVLPGESTDRFTLRLPEDLRKKIMANWKLNRSNSLLVLPRGGSSTSGKPVDRSRAKSDRWLFRKTPSFLWRNRDDGSIRLDGTGSIKTNEVTSPTGDSVPADRWAFLRNPSFLWRNTTPVPSPRVGVNKDGEGTSSVQHIGTASGSVRLPV